A window of the Myripristis murdjan chromosome 15, fMyrMur1.1, whole genome shotgun sequence genome harbors these coding sequences:
- the LOC115372237 gene encoding uncharacterized protein LOC115372237, whose amino-acid sequence MADSHSPLRTDCRVVKVESGSALTASHAAELHFLRSRVRELEREKAEMAAENQRLRNMLVNEIPGLLSTMWQTLGQANHHHSVATATGRNDSYNSYSHHHPTASEQDADFSPPGHGHAPPLGHEDLSGDMSDYGAPLGEEEVPGGELSLGSNMGEEAPLCSQTDMEELRRSCSESQCAAGDANNHVSQVEVYPGSGVLCDMRSWHAANQAQSPTAMARTLLLGVFDMDTLMNSNLRGGRSRRPAFHPQRSALDPHKINAIFNATLARFPHARKGVIGTGINSKLSEIRFRSRRANREPRYL is encoded by the exons gtggTGAAGGTGGAGTCGGGCTCGGCGCTGACGGCGTCGCATGCGGCTGAGCTGCACTTCCTGCGCTCGCGGGTGCGGGAGCTGGAAAGAGAGAAGGCTGAGATGGCAGCTGAAAACCAGAGGCTGAGGAACATGCTGGTCAATG AAATCCCTGGGCTTCTGTCCACCATGTGGCAAACGCTGGGCCAGGCTAACCATCACCACTCCGTCGCCACGGCAACAGGCAGAAACGACAGCTACAACTCATACTCGCATCATCACCCGACGGCGAGCGAGCAGGACGCCGACTTCAGCCCCCCCGGCCACGGCCACGCCCCCCCGCTGGGACACGAGGACCTGAGCGGCGACATGTCGGATTACGGCGCCCCGCTGGGCGAGGAGGAGGTGCCGGGCGGCGAGCTGAGCCTGGGGAGCAACATGGGGGAGGAGGCGCCGCTCTGCAGCCAGACCGAcatggaggagctgaggaggagctgctccGAGAGCCAGTGCGCCGCCGGCGACGCCAACAACCAC GTGAGTCAGGTGGAGGTGTATCCGGGCTCCGGTGTCCTCTGTGACATGCGCTCGTGGCACGCAGCCAATCAGGCGCAGTCTCCCACGGCGATGGCCCGCACGCTGCTGCTGGGCGTGTTTGATATGGACACCTTGATGAACAGCAACCTGCGAGGGGGGCGGAGCCGCAGGCCGGCCTTCCACCCGCAGCGCAGCGCCCTCGACCCGCACAAGATCAACGCCATCTTCA ATGCGACTCTGGCTCGGTTTCCTCACGCCCGGAAAGGCGTGATCGGCACGGGGATCAACTCCAAACTCTCAGAGATCCGCTTCCGCTCCAGGAGAGCCAATCGCGAGCCGCGCTACCTCTGA